The window ATGGTAGATTACGACGTCAATAAAGTATGGGAAGATATCAAGGAGGTTATCAAAAAAGAACTGAACCCAAGCCCAACAGATATCTCATACAACACATGGGTTGAAACACTTGTTCCCATTTGTTTTGATGAGAACGACACTCTAATTTTAAAGGCATTTGCAGATTTCCACAGGGAGATAGTTATAAATAGATATTCTGTCTTGATACTAAACGCCCTGAGGCAGCTTTACTCACCTCATTTGAGTTTTAAAGTCATCCTGCCAAATGAGGTTGATAAGTATAAAAAGTACATAAAGCAAAAACAAGAAGAAAAGGTTGAAATTACAACAACGCTAAATCCTAAATACACTTTTGAGACATTTGTTGTTGGCAATAACAACAGGCTTGCTCATGCTGCAGCCCTGGCAGTTGCAGAAACCCCACCCGGTGAAAAGACATACAATCCGCTTTTTATCTATGGTGGAGTTGGGCTTGGAAAGACACACCTTATGCACGCAATTGGCCATCATGTATTAAAGCTCTATCCTGACACAAAGGTTATGTATGTAACATCTGAAGTTTTCACAAACGAGCTGATCGCTGCAATTAGAGATGAAAAAACTGACGAGTTCAGAATGAAGTACAGAAATGTTGACGTTCTTTTGATTGACGACATCCAGTTTCTGGGCGGAAAAGAGAGGACCCAAGAAGAGTTCTTCCACACATTCAACACACTGTATGAAGCAAACAAAAAGATAATTTTATCATCAGACAGACCACCAAAAGAGATAAACACTTTAGAAGACAGGCTCAGGTCCCGCTTTGAAT is drawn from Caldicellulosiruptor naganoensis and contains these coding sequences:
- the dnaA gene encoding chromosomal replication initiator protein DnaA; the encoded protein is MVDYDVNKVWEDIKEVIKKELNPSPTDISYNTWVETLVPICFDENDTLILKAFADFHREIVINRYSVLILNALRQLYSPHLSFKVILPNEVDKYKKYIKQKQEEKVEITTTLNPKYTFETFVVGNNNRLAHAAALAVAETPPGEKTYNPLFIYGGVGLGKTHLMHAIGHHVLKLYPDTKVMYVTSEVFTNELIAAIRDEKTDEFRMKYRNVDVLLIDDIQFLGGKERTQEEFFHTFNTLYEANKKIILSSDRPPKEINTLEDRLRSRFEWGLITDIQPPDYETRIAILSKKCQLEGTQVPQHILEFIASKIDTNIRELEGALNKILAYSKLMAPDKEITLELAEKALKEFIDTNSKKELTIEDIQAEVASYFNIKLEDFKSSRRSRNVAFPRQIAMYLARELTNVSLPKIGEAFGGKDHTTVLHACEKIKELINKDTNIRNTVENLKKRLINRE